The following nucleotide sequence is from Melioribacteraceae bacterium.
AAAGCATCATCCGAAATTATGTAATGTCCACCGAATCTAAACTTTTCTTCAGGGCTAGATTCGTTTGTATATGCAAATGTAAAATCATACTGTTTTATTTTGAAATTGGAAATGTAATTCAAGTCGGAGTAATCAAAAGCTAGTTCGAATTTATGATTTAAGTCTGGCTCAAAAGAACCGTAAACTCCGGTTAAAGAACTGTTTTCTCTTACGCCGGAATCCTTGTAAATAATCGGGAGATGATAAGGCATAATTGTCACGGACTGCGCACCGACGATAGAAGTAAATACCAGTATCAAAAATATTCTTGAAAGTTTATTCATTATTAACCTTCCTTAATTCAATGTCATCCATTTTAAAAGAAGAAAAACCCTTGAACTCGTCGAGTTCTATTTCGGTTTTCTTTTTTAATCTTAATGTTGAGGACGCAATTTCAGATTCAATCTTTTTCGATGAAACAAACTTTGAGGTTACATCTACCCTGAAGAGGTTATGATTAAACGAACTCAAAAACAATACAGCGGCTTTTTTAATTTTGCTAGTTGTAGCACTAATGGGTATTGTATCGTTCCAAACTAAATTATCTCGATAAGCAAGCGGGAAGCGTGGAACAGCTTGCAGCATCATATTTAAGTATTTGTCGTTTCCTTCGGTACTGTAAAAATAAAACGTTCCGTCTTTCTTTTCGAAGTAAAGTTTGCCTTTGCCGGAATCGAAATAAAATGTTCCGTCAATTTCCATATCAACTTTTAATTGCAGCTCATCAATCTTTTGATTTTCTTTATAAACTTCGAACTTTATCTCATCATCGAGGACAAACGTCATCAAATTATCATAAGCATTATCAATATGAAGAGGTTCGACGGTTTTATCGAGTGATGGTAAATCATTGGAGTAAAAAATTCCGTCTTCGATATAATTGATAAAACTGAATGGAACGGTGTGTGAACCAACTTTTTCACTTTCTTGAACTTGTATATGAATATGTGGTTGTGGTGAGTAACCGGAATTACCGCATAGCCCGAGCATTGAACTTCTTTCAACCCAATCACCTTCTTTTACTTTAATTGAATCTTCCGCAAAGTGTGATAACTCAACAAAGAAACCACGTTCATCTTTTATAATAACTAAATTTCCCCAGTTGTTTGCTCTATCAACTTTTCCTATCGGCATATCTTTTAAATTGTTTATAACTTTTATTACTCGTCCGCTTACGGGTGAAAGTACGGGTTTTTTGTAGCAATAATAATCTTCCAATAAATCGCCGCTATTTTTGTAACTGTTTCCTTCTTCATCGGTAATGATAAAATCGTAAGCGTATTTCCAGTTGCCTTTATGTGTCCACTTTCCGTCAAAGTCTTGATAGACTGTCCATTTACCAGAAAAAGGAAGCTGTATAAAAGTATCAAACCCGGGATATCGATTTTTATTTGTTAAGTACAAGTCAAGAGTTTCCTCGGGGGTATTTTTTATTATCCACGCAATTTGTGGGTACTTAATTAATCCAAGCAAATAAATAAATGAAAGTGTGATAGCATTAAAGGGAAGAGTAAATGCCGGGATTCCAAAGTTTGACCAAAAAACCAGAACCGAATCGAGTAAAATTGTTGACGTACATACCGCTATGACAGCAAGCAAATAACTTTTTAAAGAAGGAACAAGAAACACTCCGCCGACAGCGATTGCAATTAAAATAAAATTGAAATGATTGATATCTGCAAATGATTGTTCGAACGAACCGTACATTAATCCGACCACTATACTTCCTGCAAAGTAGCCGACAACAGAAAGTAAAAACATAATCCTCGACATCGCAAGAAATATCAATGCAATTACAATTCCGGAAATAACATCTGTCATAAAAAAGATGGAACCAAAAGAGCGGAAGTAACCTTCAAGCCAATAAGGAAGTGTGATTTCAAGATCATAGATTGTGTGTGGATAAAGTCCCGTTACAAAAAGATTTGAATACTGCGTTGTCGCCAAGTAAGCAATCGAAGAAACAATAACGAAAGGTAAACTTAAAACCGGCATCTTCAAGTAATAAATAAATATGCTGTACATTACAACTGTTACAATAAATGTTAATATACCTGCAATCACCATAAATAAAACTGAGAGCTCATTAAATTTGAAAAGGTAACCGATTGCAAGTCCCGTAAGAAGTGGATTATAAGTGTAAAAGCCTTCGTTTAAAAATTCGTTGCTCATGTTAATGATGCGGGCAAAAATGTATGCAGAGATTACGGCAACAATTCCGCCAAGCGCAACGTAAGGATTGATAAATGTAATCAATAATAACAACGCACCTATCCATTTACTTTTGAAGAAGTAAATTTCGGAGTAGCTTTGCAGCAGTGCTTTTATGTGGTTGTTGAGTTTCATAATTTTTTATTCGATTATGTTGAAGTAAAAATCCTCACTTCACTTCGTTACGCTCGGAATGACACACCACTGTCATTCCGAAGGAGTCGCTTTTTGACGACTGAGGAATCTCACCTTATCTTTTTTTGTAAATTTAGGGTTAGATTCTTCGCTTCACTTCGTTCCGCTCTGAATGACAATGTGCTGTTCTTCCAAATATGTTTAAATAATCTCACTCCCATTCTTCACTTAAATCTTTCCATTCCGGATTGATAGATTCAATTAATTCGATTTTCTTTTTTCTTGACCAACCTTTAATTTGTTTTTCTCTTCTTATTGCATCGTTAATATCATTGTATTCTTCGTAATAAACTAATTTCGTTATGTTGTATTTTGAAGTAAATCCTTTTATTAATTTCTGCTTATGTTCGTAGACTCTGCGATTTAAATCGTTTGTGACACCGGTATATAAGGTTCTTGATTTATTAGTCATTATGTAAAGATAGTATTGCTTAAGCATAATTAACTCGTCAATTATTTCGAGGTGAGATTCCTCACTCCACTTCGTTACGTTCGGAATGACACAAAATTGTCTTTCCGAAGAAGTCACTTTTTGACGACTGAGGAATCTCACTTTATCATTCCTCTGTAAGTATAAAGTGAGATTCTTCGTCACGATATAAAACATCGTAACTCTGAATGACAGACACATTATTCCTTCAACTTCAATCTCTCCGGCAGTTTTTCTCTTCTTGAAATATCACTTAAGTCTTCAGCTTCACGAATTATGTCGAGTTCTTTATTCTCACCGATCAAAACAACGTTCGGGCGATATTCGATAAACTGCATCCATTGAGTAACATTGTACGCGCCGACGGGGGAAAGAATTAATCTCGTTCCTTTTTCCATCGGTGGAAGAAGTGTACCTTCTTCGATTACATCAATGTTCATGCACAACGGACCGTTAACAATTGCCGGTTCGTTTGTGCCGTCAACCTGTCGGTCTGTTTCAATATTATATTTGTACCAGAAGGCGGTGTATAATAAATTAATCCCGGCATCTGCGATATATGATTTCCTTCCGTCCGGTAATCTTTTTGAAGCAATAACAGTTGTAATTAAATATCCCGCTTCATCAACAATAGCACGACCGGTTTCGAGATAAACTTTGGGTAAATCCCCCGGTTTTAAGTTTCTGAAAAGAGCAGTCGTAATACTTTCGGCATACTCGTCTATTGATGGAATCATTACATCGGGTTCTTGGTATGTCCCTTTTAGTTTACTTTTTGACGGAAACCCTCCGCCTATATCGTAGTAATCAATTTTCATATTAAACTTATCTTGAATTTCATAACCGAACTTAATCATCTTCTCAATCTCAACCGCGTACGCATTTGGATCTAATATAAATGTTCCAATGTGACAATGCAGTCCATTTATAACGAGTTTACCTTTGCTAACCATTCGTTTAACGGCATCCATCGCTTGTCCTGAATCTAAATTCAATCCGAAGCGTGACCATTGCGGGTAAATACCGGTATCCATATTAACACGCATACCGACTTTAATTTTCTTATTCAGTTTATCAGCTATTTTTTCCAAATCATAAATTTCATCAAAGTGATCAATGTTAATCAGCGATCCCTCTTTAACTGCTTTTTCAAGAGCATGTAAATTTTTATAAGGACCGTTGTAAATAATTTTATTCCCGGGAATTCCTAAACTTCGTGCTTTATCATATTCCATTTCCGAAACAACTTCGGCTATTGCTCTTTCTTGATGAAACACCGAGCAGATAGCGGGTAAATAATTTGTTTTATATGACCAGCCGAAAGTAATGTTCGGGTATCTTGTCGAAAAAGAGTTATAATAAGCTTTGTATCTTTTGCGAAGTGAAGTTTCCGAAAAAACAAATAACGGTGAGCCGAATTTTTCGACTAATTGATTTATAGTAACGCCGTCAATTTCAGTTCTGACTTTTCTCGTATAATATGGACTGTTGCCGAACTTATTCATCATTCCGGTTTGTACTTTTATTATCACAGGTTTTTCATATCTCTTCGCCATCTTAATTTTCTCCCTTTGTAATAACATTTTGGAAGGTGCTCATATCAGTTATTGTTTCGTAAGTGTAGCGAACATAAAGTTTTCCTGCATCGTAATCTTTATCTAATTCGAACGGTAAATCCAATGCTTTTTTAATCATATTCGCAGGAAGATTAATTCCACATCCCGTTGCAAAGTAAGACCAAGCTGGAAAACGAGGATTGATTTCTATTAAATAAACTTTTTCTTTATCAACTATACACTCAAGTTCAAACGGACCTTTCCATTTATATTCTTTAACAAAATTGGATGCAGCGTTCATCATCAATTCATTTTTTATTGAAACGCCCGTCCAAATTTTACCGAGTGAAGTAATCCACATTTTTTTGAGTCCGAGTTTACCAAGTAAATTTCCTTCACCGTCGCCAACGCCGACAACGTTCATCTCTTCACCTTTGACAACTTCTTGAAGAATAATCGGGTAGCCCCACTCGGCGGAAATTTTATGAAAGTGACTCATTGCTTCTTGAGTTGTATAAGCTCTTTCGGCTTTGTAGTAAGCTCCTTTTACCATTACAGGAAGACCAATTTTTTCAACTTCTTTAATTAATTCCTCCGGCGAACTTACAACCGAAGTTTTCGGTAAATCGATTTTAACTCTTTCCGCAACTTGAAGAAGTTTGTCTTTTGCGCGGAGTTTGTATTGACTTTCGGTCGGAACAAAAATTTTGATACCGAATTCTTCTATTTCTTTTGTGTATTTGGTGTAAATGGGAAGTTCGGAATCGAGATTGGGAATTACAAAATCTAATCCATATGAATCTTTTATATATGAAAGTCTTTCCAGCAAAGCATCTTTTCCGCT
It contains:
- a CDS encoding urea transporter, with the translated sequence MKLNNHIKALLQSYSEIYFFKSKWIGALLLLITFINPYVALGGIVAVISAYIFARIINMSNEFLNEGFYTYNPLLTGLAIGYLFKFNELSVLFMVIAGILTFIVTVVMYSIFIYYLKMPVLSLPFVIVSSIAYLATTQYSNLFVTGLYPHTIYDLEITLPYWLEGYFRSFGSIFFMTDVISGIVIALIFLAMSRIMFLLSVVGYFAGSIVVGLMYGSFEQSFADINHFNFILIAIAVGGVFLVPSLKSYLLAVIAVCTSTILLDSVLVFWSNFGIPAFTLPFNAITLSFIYLLGLIKYPQIAWIIKNTPEETLDLYLTNKNRYPGFDTFIQLPFSGKWTVYQDFDGKWTHKGNWKYAYDFIITDEEGNSYKNSGDLLEDYYCYKKPVLSPVSGRVIKVINNLKDMPIGKVDRANNWGNLVIIKDERGFFVELSHFAEDSIKVKEGDWVERSSMLGLCGNSGYSPQPHIHIQVQESEKVGSHTVPFSFINYIEDGIFYSNDLPSLDKTVEPLHIDNAYDNLMTFVLDDEIKFEVYKENQKIDELQLKVDMEIDGTFYFDSGKGKLYFEKKDGTFYFYSTEGNDKYLNMMLQAVPRFPLAYRDNLVWNDTIPISATTSKIKKAAVLFLSSFNHNLFRVDVTSKFVSSKKIESEIASSTLRLKKKTEIELDEFKGFSSFKMDDIELRKVNNE
- a CDS encoding ATP-grasp domain-containing protein; amino-acid sequence: MKELKIAVSGINAVDNPGPGVGVARSLKEDPDLNVKVIGLAYDAMEPGIYLDWLIDKTFILPYPSSGKDALLERLSYIKDSYGLDFVIPNLDSELPIYTKYTKEIEEFGIKIFVPTESQYKLRAKDKLLQVAERVKIDLPKTSVVSSPEELIKEVEKIGLPVMVKGAYYKAERAYTTQEAMSHFHKISAEWGYPIILQEVVKGEEMNVVGVGDGEGNLLGKLGLKKMWITSLGKIWTGVSIKNELMMNAASNFVKEYKWKGPFELECIVDKEKVYLIEINPRFPAWSYFATGCGINLPANMIKKALDLPFELDKDYDAGKLYVRYTYETITDMSTFQNVITKGEN
- a CDS encoding GIY-YIG nuclease family protein, translated to MRFLSRQKVTSSERQFCVIPNVTKWSEESHLEIIDELIMLKQYYLYIMTNKSRTLYTGVTNDLNRRVYEHKQKLIKGFTSKYNITKLVYYEEYNDINDAIRREKQIKGWSRKKKIELIESINPEWKDLSEEWE